The following nucleotide sequence is from Bradyrhizobium roseum.
CCGGGTCCATCTGGGCGCGGGTCGGGTAGAACAGATACTGCTCGTCGACCCCGGGATCGAGCGGCGGCGCGATCGTCGTCAGCGACAATTGTTTCGACAGCGCCGCGATCAGGCGGCGCGGCACGAAGGCGACGAGGTCGGTGCGCGCGGTCACGTGCAGCGCCTCGATATAGCCGGGAACGACCAGCGCGATCCGCCGCTCGATGCCCGCAGGCCGCAGCCACATGTCGATCAAATCCTCGCTCTGTCCGCGGATCACCACCGCGACATGGCGCGCCTCGAGAAAGGCCTCGATCCGTCTCAACCCTGCGCCGGCCGGGTGACCCTGCCGGACCGCCAGCGCATCGCGGTCGGTGTAAAGCCGCTGCCGGTGAAAGCCGGTAAAGGCGTTGCCGATCGAGATCACCATGTCGATGGTGCGGGCGAATTCCGCCGTGAAGATCGCGGGCCCCCGCCACGGCACCACGTCGATCCGGACGTTCGGCGCCAGTCTTGTGATCTTTTCCATCAGCCGCGGCATCAGCAATTCGACCGCGAGATCCGGCATCATCAGCCGAAACTGGCGTTCGCTGCTGGCGGCGTCGAAATCGTCGGGGATGAACAGCGATCGCACCTGGTCGAGCGTTTGCGCCAGCGGCGCGCGCAAGGCCTGCGCCCGCGGTGTCAGCTCCATCCGCGCCCCGGTCCGCACCAGCAGGGGATCGCCGACTAGGTCGCGCAGCCGCTGCAGGGCGTGGCTCGTCGCCGGCTGGGACAGCCCGATCCGCACCGCGGCGCGGCTGACGTTGGCTTCGCGCAGCAGGGCGTCGAGCGCGACCAAGAGGTTGAGATCGAGCGAATTCAAATTCATGCAGTGAATATATATCATATTCACTATCGATTGGAAGAATGACAGGCGGCGCGCGATGGTCCCGGCATCATCACAGGAGAAGCCGCCATGAGCGCAGCCGCGAACAAGAAACTGGTTCAGCAGGTCTATACGGATTCCGCCAACCGCAGCGGGACAACGTTCCTCGACAACCTCGCCGAGGACGCCACCTGGGTCGTCACCGGGCAATATTCCTGGTCGCACGAATTCAAGGGCCGTGACGCCATCAACAACGGCCTGATGGGTCATTTCCGCTCGTTCTTCGCCGCGCGGCCGCGCACCGTGGCGTTCAACTTCATCGCGGAAGGCGACTACGTCGTCGTCGAGGCGCGCGGCGACAATGTCACGAAGTCAGGCGAGCGCTATGACAACCAGTATTGCATGGTCTGGCGGATCGAGGACGGCAGGATCAAGCAGATCAAGGAATATTGCGATTCCGCGCTGGTCGAGCGCGTGCTGGGGAAGTTTCCCGAAGAGCGGAAGATGACGGCGGCGGTTTGAGACGTTCTCAGACAGAAGCCCACATGAGCGAAGCGACATGCGGGGTCGGTGGTCCCGCATGTCGCTCCGCTCATGCGGGCCACGATAAAACGCAAACTTCACCCGCCCCTCAAGGGCGGGTGAAGCAGATTCAGGCCGCCTTGATGCCGAGATGCTTGAACATGTTGCTGCGGGCTTCGTCGTCCATCTCGGCCTTGAATTTGAAATTGTCCTTCAGCGCGATCGCCTTGGCCGCCGCCGGACGGGCCGAAACCTCGTCGACCAGTCGCTTGACGTTGGGATATTTCGCGACCGCTTCCTCGCCCATCACGAACGCGGCCATCCGTGCCCAACCCCACAAGGCCATGTCGACGATGGTGTAGGTGTCGCCCACCATGTATTTGCGGCCGGCGAGGTGGTCGTTGAGCACCGCGTAATGGCGATGCGCCTCGAACTGGTAGCGGTTATGCGCATAGTCGTGATTCTGGTCCTTTGGCGCAAAGTGCTTGAAGTGCACCGCCTGTCCGGAATACGGGCCGATGCCCGTTGCCACGAACATCAGCCAGGACAGCATCTGCGCGCGATTTTGCGGCGTGTTGGCCGGCAGGAACTTGCCGGTCTTTTCGGCGAGGTAGAGCAGGATGGCGTTGCTGTCGAAAACCTTGACGCCGTCATCGTCGATCGCCGGCACCTTGGCGTTCGGATTGACGGCGAGATATTCCGGCTTGAACTGGTCGCCCTTGCGGGTGTCGACGGCGACCGGCTCATAGGCGATGCCGGCTTCCTCGAGGAAGAGGGCGACCTTGGTCGGGTTGGGCGAACCGTTGAAATAGAATTTGAGCATGTCTGGATTTCTCCCCCATGGGCTGCTTGCAGGACAGCTTCGCGCGGCGGGCGGCGTCATTGCCGCCCCATGGAACGTCCATGCTCAAATTTTGCGGGTTGCGCAAGCGACCAGTGTGTGACCGGGCCGGTGTCCGGGTGGCCGAGACCAGCGACGCCGGCTGTTACGACAGCGCCAGCCCGCCGATGCCGGTGACCGCAAGGCCGATTCCAGCGGCGATCATGATAGCCGCAAAACGCCTTTCCGAACGCAGTGCCGTCCGCTGCCCATTGCGTTCTGTTCCCCGGGCATAACCATGGACGATGATCTGCTCGCTGAAGGTGCCGTTGGCGTCGAGAATATCGGTGAGGCCGGCGCTGGCCACCAGAATGCCGAGGATGATCAGTCCGGCCGGACCGAGCAGGCTCAACAGCAGCATGGGAAACAGGCCGATCAGGAAGATCGGGAGCAGCGGCAGCACAATGAACGACTCGGAGCTTCGCGTGCGCATGGCGGTGACCTCAGGGGAACGCGGAGTAGAAGTATGCCTGAAAATCGGGGCGACAAGGCGGAAAAGCCAACCGTGCAACTCGCAGGGCTCCCATGCTGGTTGCCCGCCGAGGTTGCAGAGACAATAGGCACCGCCACATTTTGCGTCAGTTGACCTGCCCCTAATAGGCAGGTGCAGTGCTCAGGTGCGCTCGCTGACCGGCGCGGATGTACGACAGGCGGCGCCCGCAAGGGAAGTCAAGTTGCGATTGCCGCAACTCGGAGGAGCCATGCAGCGAGTCTCGGGCGTCCCTGGGTGGGTCGTCGCAGGAATATTGATGGCGGCATTGAATGTGCCGGTGTCCGCCCCCGGTCAGCAGGCGGCAGCCCGGCCGCCCTTGGCGGTGCCTGGTGCCTTGGCGCCGGATTCGCCGCCACGCGCAAGTTCGACGCTGGAGCGCTATTTCGCGAGTCTGCACCAGGATTTCGTCCAGCTCGACGCCGATCTCGACGGAATGATCACGCAGCGCGATGTCGATCTTCACGTCCTGATGGAGACCGTCGTTTCGCGCACTTTCGCTCTGCAGTTTGTTATGGGCTACGATCTCGATGGAGATGGCGCGGTGACGGAAGACGAAATCCGTCGGGCCATGAAATACCGGCTGAGATCGGCGCCGAACGATCCGGAAGCAAAGATCAGCGATACCGTTCGATCGACGATGGCGCTGGATACCGACGGCGACGGCAAGGTCAGCGCCTCCGAAGCGGGTAAGTTCACATACCCTGATATGAAGAGAGATTTGGGGTTTCCCGAACTGCCAGCGTGTGCGCGCCGAATATTAATGCTGGAATCCCGCACGAAGGGAGAAATCGCATGGAGCGATTACGAGGCCGCGGGCGAAAAACTTTTCCGCAGGATCGACACCGACAAGGACGGCAAGATCTCGCGGAGGGAACTCGACGATTGTCGCGGTGGGCCTTAGCCCGCCGCCATCTCGGAACGGATTTCCGCCGCAGTCGCCGGTCAGGGCGTGGCGCTCTCGTTCCGGACGAATGGCAGCAGTGGAGGCGCCGTTAGAATGGCGCTGGTGTCGAGCCGCATTGTGCCGCCGCTCTTGAAGCCTGCGCCGGACGATCCCTTACATGGTGGCACCGATCTGCGCCTTGCCAATTTGTCGGCTAGGTCGATGTCGCCTTCAGAATCGTAGATGGCGTCGTCCGGCTTTATGCCGAGAATGTCCGCGAAGGCGTCGGAGTGCGCGCGGTGATAGATCCCGCCTCCGGTCCCCGCGAATTGGACGCGGCTGGCTTCGACGCCGGCAATTCCGGTCTGGCTGTCTTCCAGCACGGTCAACCGCTCGATGCA
It contains:
- a CDS encoding nuclear transport factor 2 family protein, with amino-acid sequence MSAAANKKLVQQVYTDSANRSGTTFLDNLAEDATWVVTGQYSWSHEFKGRDAINNGLMGHFRSFFAARPRTVAFNFIAEGDYVVVEARGDNVTKSGERYDNQYCMVWRIEDGRIKQIKEYCDSALVERVLGKFPEERKMTAAV
- a CDS encoding EF-hand domain-containing protein, yielding MRSLTGADVRQAAPAREVKLRLPQLGGAMQRVSGVPGWVVAGILMAALNVPVSAPGQQAAARPPLAVPGALAPDSPPRASSTLERYFASLHQDFVQLDADLDGMITQRDVDLHVLMETVVSRTFALQFVMGYDLDGDGAVTEDEIRRAMKYRLRSAPNDPEAKISDTVRSTMALDTDGDGKVSASEAGKFTYPDMKRDLGFPELPACARRILMLESRTKGEIAWSDYEAAGEKLFRRIDTDKDGKISRRELDDCRGGP
- a CDS encoding glutathione S-transferase family protein, whose protein sequence is MLKFYFNGSPNPTKVALFLEEAGIAYEPVAVDTRKGDQFKPEYLAVNPNAKVPAIDDDGVKVFDSNAILLYLAEKTGKFLPANTPQNRAQMLSWLMFVATGIGPYSGQAVHFKHFAPKDQNHDYAHNRYQFEAHRHYAVLNDHLAGRKYMVGDTYTIVDMALWGWARMAAFVMGEEAVAKYPNVKRLVDEVSARPAAAKAIALKDNFKFKAEMDDEARSNMFKHLGIKAA
- a CDS encoding LysR family transcriptional regulator, translating into MNLNSLDLNLLVALDALLREANVSRAAVRIGLSQPATSHALQRLRDLVGDPLLVRTGARMELTPRAQALRAPLAQTLDQVRSLFIPDDFDAASSERQFRLMMPDLAVELLMPRLMEKITRLAPNVRIDVVPWRGPAIFTAEFARTIDMVISIGNAFTGFHRQRLYTDRDALAVRQGHPAGAGLRRIEAFLEARHVAVVIRGQSEDLIDMWLRPAGIERRIALVVPGYIEALHVTARTDLVAFVPRRLIAALSKQLSLTTIAPPLDPGVDEQYLFYPTRAQMDPGSIWLRNIMLGIGREMERGKSKS